One Polaribacter sp. KT25b DNA segment encodes these proteins:
- the deoD gene encoding purine-nucleoside phosphorylase gives MSVHIGAKKGEIAETVLLPGDPMRAKWIADTFLKDIFQYNDVRGMYGFTGTYKGKRISVQGTGMGIPSTLIYAHELINDYGVKNLIRVGSAGSYQKEVKIRDIVLAMAASTNSGLNTIRFNGADYAPTASFKLFQKAIEVAKEKNIEVKAGGILSSDEFYADDFDSYKKWADYGVLCVEMETSGLYTVAAKHNVNALSILTISDSLVTKERTTSEEREQTFKEMIEIALELS, from the coding sequence ATGAGTGTACACATCGGAGCAAAAAAAGGAGAAATAGCAGAAACGGTTTTATTACCTGGAGATCCTATGAGAGCAAAATGGATTGCTGATACTTTTCTAAAAGATATTTTTCAATATAATGATGTACGCGGAATGTATGGTTTTACTGGTACTTATAAAGGTAAAAGAATTTCTGTACAAGGAACTGGAATGGGAATTCCGTCTACGCTAATTTATGCTCATGAGCTTATAAATGATTACGGCGTAAAAAACTTAATAAGAGTTGGCTCTGCAGGTTCTTATCAAAAAGAAGTTAAAATTAGAGATATTGTTTTAGCAATGGCAGCTTCAACAAATTCTGGATTAAATACCATTCGTTTTAATGGAGCAGATTATGCGCCAACTGCTAGTTTTAAATTATTTCAAAAAGCAATTGAAGTAGCAAAAGAAAAAAATATTGAGGTAAAAGCTGGAGGTATTTTAAGTTCTGATGAGTTTTATGCAGATGATTTTGACAGTTACAAAAAATGGGCAGATTATGGAGTTTTATGTGTAGAAATGGAAACTTCTGGTTTATATACTGTTGCCGCTAAACACAATGTAAACGCATTGTCGATTTTAACAATTTCTGATAGTTTGGTTACCAAAGAAAGAACCACATCCGAAGAAAGAGAACAAACATTTAAAGAAATGATAGAAATTGCTTTAGAATTGAGTTAG
- the hemN gene encoding oxygen-independent coproporphyrinogen III oxidase, which yields MKSLVQKYNIPGPRYTSYPTVPFWDNETFTKEKWIETFKQSFIESNSKEGISLYIHLPFCESLCTFCACHKHITKRHEVEEDYIETVLKEWKLYINLVDEKPIVKELHLGGGTPTFFSKENLKYLIDGLFENAIKHPESEFSFEGHPSNTTKEQLQTLFDVGFTRVSFGVQDYNEKVQQAIHRIQPFEEVKNVTNWAREIGYTSVSHDLIFGLPFQTKENVLYTIKKTKELQPDRISFYSYAHVPWVKGVGQRGFNEKDLPKNEEKRELYEIGKELFFELGYEEIGMDHFALKTDSLYKATISKTLHRNFMGYTSNKTQLMIGLGMSAISDSWYGFAQNVKTVKEYQKIVNSGEIPVFRGHILSEEDQIIRKHILNIMCNFSTSWDDKSTKIKNIESHLSLLQEMQNDGLVIIKENSLSVPDSARAYVRNICMAFDKKLQKKQPETKLFSMTI from the coding sequence ATGAAATCATTAGTACAAAAATATAATATTCCAGGGCCAAGATATACGAGTTATCCAACGGTACCTTTTTGGGATAATGAAACTTTTACCAAAGAAAAATGGATTGAAACATTTAAACAATCATTTATAGAAAGTAATAGTAAAGAAGGTATAAGTTTATATATTCATTTGCCTTTTTGTGAGAGTTTATGCACGTTTTGCGCGTGTCATAAACACATTACAAAACGTCACGAAGTTGAAGAAGATTATATAGAAACTGTTTTAAAAGAATGGAAATTATATATTAATTTGGTTGATGAAAAACCAATTGTAAAAGAGTTGCATTTAGGAGGAGGAACACCAACTTTTTTTTCTAAAGAAAATTTAAAATATTTAATTGATGGATTGTTTGAGAATGCAATAAAACATCCAGAATCAGAATTTAGTTTTGAAGGTCATCCAAGTAATACCACAAAAGAGCAATTACAAACTTTGTTTGATGTTGGTTTTACAAGAGTTAGTTTTGGGGTACAAGACTATAATGAAAAAGTTCAGCAAGCAATTCATAGAATTCAACCTTTTGAAGAAGTTAAAAACGTTACAAATTGGGCTAGAGAAATTGGTTATACATCAGTAAGTCACGATTTAATTTTTGGTTTACCATTTCAAACCAAAGAGAACGTTTTATATACCATCAAAAAAACAAAAGAATTACAACCAGACAGAATTTCTTTTTACAGTTATGCTCATGTTCCTTGGGTAAAAGGTGTAGGGCAGAGAGGTTTTAATGAAAAAGATTTACCAAAAAATGAAGAAAAAAGAGAGCTTTACGAAATAGGAAAAGAACTTTTTTTTGAATTGGGTTACGAAGAAATAGGTATGGATCATTTTGCTTTAAAAACAGACTCATTATATAAAGCAACAATTAGTAAAACTTTGCATAGAAATTTTATGGGTTATACATCTAATAAAACCCAATTAATGATTGGTTTAGGAATGTCTGCTATTTCTGATTCTTGGTACGGATTTGCACAAAATGTAAAAACTGTAAAAGAATATCAAAAGATTGTAAATTCAGGAGAAATCCCAGTTTTTAGAGGTCATATTTTATCAGAAGAAGATCAAATTATTAGAAAGCATATTTTAAATATTATGTGTAATTTTTCCACTTCGTGGGATGATAAATCTACTAAAATAAAAAATATTGAATCTCATTTAAGCTTGTTGCAAGAAATGCAAAATGATGGTTTGGTTATCATTAAAGAAAATTCATTGTCAGTTCCAGATTCAGCAAGAGCTTATGTAAGAAATATTTGTATGGCTTTTGATAAAAAATTACAAAAGAAACAGCCAGAAACAAAGTTGTTTTCTATGACAATTTAA
- a CDS encoding cbb3-type cytochrome c oxidase N-terminal domain-containing protein, translating to MKKYFQSTIYIIFVIVTFLALAKSFMVYENPFDIYENPLVWIALIGFVLVVVLKEMVNIIAISKATELQNEKLGIVPEDSNAWIKKLLQSWTKSKDIDSEEEIILDHNYDGIQELDNTLPPWWVYMFYASIVFAVVYLVRFHVLDGDNQIVEYNKAVAEAKASLDKYKATATDLITAESVTLLTDAKDLARGKAIFKLNCASCHIADGGGSIGPNLTDEFWILGGGIKNVFTTISNGGRDGKGMIAWNKTLKAADMQKVASYVLSLQGTTPANPKAPQGDKWVAE from the coding sequence ATGAAAAAATATTTTCAATCTACAATATATATAATCTTTGTAATTGTAACGTTTTTAGCGCTTGCAAAGTCGTTTATGGTGTACGAAAACCCATTTGATATTTATGAGAATCCTTTAGTTTGGATAGCTTTAATTGGTTTTGTTTTAGTTGTTGTTTTAAAAGAAATGGTAAATATTATTGCTATTTCTAAGGCTACAGAGTTACAAAATGAAAAATTAGGTATTGTTCCTGAAGACAGTAATGCTTGGATAAAAAAACTTTTACAATCTTGGACTAAATCTAAAGATATAGATAGTGAAGAAGAAATAATTTTAGATCATAATTACGATGGTATTCAAGAGTTAGACAATACATTACCGCCGTGGTGGGTATATATGTTTTATGCATCAATTGTCTTTGCAGTTGTTTATTTGGTAAGATTTCATGTTTTAGATGGTGATAATCAAATTGTAGAGTATAATAAAGCAGTAGCAGAAGCAAAAGCATCATTAGATAAATATAAAGCTACTGCTACAGATTTAATAACAGCAGAAAGTGTTACTTTGTTAACGGATGCTAAAGATTTGGCCAGAGGTAAAGCAATTTTTAAATTAAACTGTGCTTCTTGTCATATAGCTGATGGAGGTGGTTCTATTGGACCAAATTTAACAGATGAATTCTGGATTTTAGGAGGAGGAATCAAAAATGTTTTTACTACAATTTCTAACGGAGGTAGAGATGGTAAAGGTATGATTGCTTGGAATAAGACTTTAAAAGCAGCAGACATGCAAAAAGTAGCTAGTTATGTGCTTTCATTACAAGGAACTACACCTGCTAACCCAAAAGCTCCTCAAGGTGATAAATGGGTTGCTGAATAA
- the ccoN gene encoding cytochrome-c oxidase, cbb3-type subunit I produces MEMQQFYYDNKIVKKFIYATLFWGIVGFTVGLMLAFMFLFPYYTEGISWLSFGRLRPLHTNAVIFAFVGNAIFAGVYYSLQRLLKARMASNFLSNFNFWGWQLIIVAAAITLPLGYSSSKEYAELEWPIDIAIALVWVAFGVNMIWTILQRRQRHLYVAIWFYLATFVTVAVLHIFNSLELPVTMFKSYSVYAGVQDALVQWWYGHNAVAFFLTTPFLGLMYYFVPKAANRPVYSYRLSIVHFWSLIFIYIWAGPHHLLYSALPEWAQNLGVAFSIMLLAPSWGGMINGLLTLRGAWDKVRTDPVLKFMVVAITGYGMATFEGPMLSLKNVNAIAHFSDWIIAHVHVGALAWNGFLTFGMLYWMIPKMFKTKLYSVALANVHFWIGTLGIIMYTLPMYVAGFVQASMWKQFNPDGSLTYGNFLETVHEIIPMYWMRAIGGSLYILGAFVMLYNVIRTIKAGSKVEDELAEAAALTKVSSYRTKGEGWHTWLERKPIKLTIYATIAILIGGAVQIIPTLLIKSNIPTISSVKPYTPLELEGRDIYIREGCVGCHSQMIRPFRSEVERYGEYSKAGEYVYDHPFLWGSKRTGPDLHRLGAKYSDSWHLNHMYDPQSTSPGSIMPSYKWLITDELYKGDIESKMKAMVTLGVPYSDEEIANAQEHMLAQGTKIEENLHSDPDFAKNYEADKKYAKENGEEFIEMKNREIVAVIAYLQRLGTDIKVKDEQKITKN; encoded by the coding sequence ATGGAAATGCAACAATTTTATTACGATAATAAGATCGTAAAGAAATTTATCTATGCTACATTATTCTGGGGAATAGTAGGGTTTACAGTGGGCTTAATGCTTGCTTTTATGTTTTTATTCCCGTATTATACAGAAGGAATATCATGGTTAAGTTTTGGTCGTTTAAGACCGTTACATACCAATGCAGTAATTTTTGCCTTTGTAGGTAATGCAATTTTTGCTGGGGTTTATTATTCGCTTCAGCGATTGTTAAAAGCAAGAATGGCGAGTAATTTTTTAAGTAATTTTAATTTTTGGGGTTGGCAATTAATTATTGTTGCAGCTGCGATTACCTTACCTTTGGGATATTCTTCTTCTAAAGAATATGCAGAGTTGGAATGGCCTATAGATATTGCTATCGCGTTGGTTTGGGTTGCTTTTGGTGTTAATATGATTTGGACAATCTTACAAAGAAGACAACGTCATTTATACGTAGCAATTTGGTTTTATTTAGCAACATTTGTAACGGTTGCAGTATTGCATATCTTTAATAGTTTAGAGTTGCCTGTTACTATGTTTAAATCGTATTCTGTATATGCAGGTGTACAAGATGCTTTAGTGCAATGGTGGTACGGGCATAATGCAGTTGCTTTTTTCTTAACAACTCCGTTTTTAGGTTTAATGTATTATTTTGTACCTAAAGCAGCAAACAGACCTGTTTACTCATATAGATTATCTATTGTTCACTTTTGGTCTTTAATATTTATCTATATCTGGGCAGGACCTCACCATTTATTATACTCAGCTTTGCCAGAATGGGCTCAAAATTTAGGAGTTGCATTTTCGATAATGTTATTAGCACCTTCTTGGGGAGGTATGATTAACGGTTTATTAACGTTAAGAGGAGCTTGGGATAAAGTAAGAACAGATCCTGTTTTAAAATTTATGGTAGTTGCAATTACTGGTTATGGTATGGCTACTTTTGAAGGACCAATGTTATCTTTAAAAAATGTAAATGCAATTGCACACTTTAGTGATTGGATTATAGCACACGTTCACGTAGGTGCGTTAGCTTGGAACGGATTCTTAACATTTGGTATGTTATATTGGATGATTCCAAAAATGTTTAAAACAAAATTATATTCAGTTGCCTTGGCAAATGTTCACTTTTGGATTGGTACCTTAGGTATTATCATGTATACATTACCAATGTATGTAGCAGGTTTTGTACAAGCTTCTATGTGGAAACAGTTTAACCCAGATGGTTCTTTAACTTATGGTAACTTTTTAGAAACAGTACATGAAATTATACCAATGTATTGGATGCGTGCTATTGGTGGAAGTTTATATATTCTTGGAGCTTTTGTGATGCTTTATAATGTAATTAGAACTATAAAAGCAGGAAGTAAAGTAGAAGATGAGTTAGCAGAAGCAGCTGCATTAACTAAAGTAAGTTCTTATAGAACAAAAGGAGAAGGATGGCATACTTGGTTAGAAAGAAAACCAATTAAATTAACTATTTATGCAACAATTGCTATTTTAATTGGTGGAGCTGTTCAAATTATACCAACATTATTAATAAAATCTAATATTCCTACTATTAGTAGTGTAAAACCATATACGCCATTAGAGTTAGAGGGAAGAGATATTTATATTAGAGAAGGTTGTGTAGGGTGTCACTCTCAAATGATTAGACCTTTTAGAAGTGAAGTAGAACGTTATGGAGAATATTCTAAAGCTGGTGAATACGTTTATGATCATCCATTTTTATGGGGGTCTAAACGAACAGGACCAGATTTACATAGGTTAGGAGCTAAATATTCAGATAGCTGGCATTTAAATCATATGTACGATCCACAAAGTACTTCTCCCGGTTCAATTATGCCTTCTTATAAATGGTTAATTACTGATGAACTTTATAAAGGAGATATAGAAAGTAAGATGAAAGCTATGGTTACTCTTGGAGTTCCTTATTCTGATGAAGAAATAGCAAATGCACAAGAGCATATGTTAGCACAAGGTACCAAAATTGAAGAAAACTTACATTCAGATCCAGATTTTGCAAAAAATTATGAAGCAGACAAAAAGTATGCTAAAGAAAATGGAGAAGAATTTATAGAAATGAAAAATAGAGAGATCGTAGCGGTTATAGCATATTTACAACGTTTAGGTACAGATATAAAAGTTAAAGACGAACAAAAAATTACTAAAAACTAA
- a CDS encoding CcoQ/FixQ family Cbb3-type cytochrome c oxidase assembly chaperone translates to MLKFIKGHMESITGIEIYPLISLIIFFTFFMVLFWWVFTAKKEYINTVSNLPLDN, encoded by the coding sequence ATGTTAAAATTTATAAAAGGTCATATGGAGAGCATTACAGGTATAGAAATATATCCTTTAATATCGTTAATTATATTCTTTACTTTTTTTATGGTTTTATTTTGGTGGGTTTTTACAGCAAAAAAAGAATATATAAATACGGTAAGTAATTTGCCTTTAGATAACTAA
- the ccoS gene encoding cbb3-type cytochrome oxidase assembly protein CcoS: MSVIYLLLTISILVAILFFIAFIYSVKTGQFDDSYTPSVRMLFDDELIKDKKEKPTKD; this comes from the coding sequence ATGAGCGTAATATACCTACTACTAACTATTAGTATACTAGTAGCCATCTTATTTTTTATCGCATTTATTTATTCAGTTAAGACTGGGCAATTTGACGATTCTTATACGCCATCTGTTCGTATGTTGTTTGATGATGAATTAATAAAAGATAAAAAAGAAAAACCAACTAAAGATTAA